A genomic window from Nicotiana sylvestris chromosome 11, ASM39365v2, whole genome shotgun sequence includes:
- the LOC104245300 gene encoding uncharacterized protein isoform X1 — protein MSFFYLLCTLIITQIQFCLLILIVGVSQSLSMKIMASLKSGVLVRFLEDMKMGGNPSEDDRKPNMVQIRSIIPVLEEGDHLWPNRGFYLKVSDISHAMYVSLPEEQNEMILANKLKLGQFIYVQKLEDAHPFPLLRGVTPLPGRRPCVGTPQDIVSVSNFMKFLEASNSDCIVEKGVISENRIIPSNSRKLSRGLSDPEGLKKKYDALEGKSSKGNFRSLSASKLHPGEKAMALDCTPKRSDIERRNSHLFRELQKTRKRSFDIDSDTESILSSISFSSHNSKRKSWNESEILGIKEIFDSSVVKHDIRPPRSRSATVSPVRSVRYDSSDENSSSVPRRREVGSAKKMKSSTKSKACFSKTNSSLANDRRGAETGISWDSLPSSLVKLGKEVVKQRDIALVAATDALQEACAAERLLNSLRHVPFSSKFSEFHLAEEDDLQPHVDKFFDLQDDMAQTRLVLQSLTNISPLRTSGEADTNSVKEALTIAVERKKNASTWIKSAVALDLTPCSTALNPIHNSTMAVTNTSKKTSTSSRISTKPKGSYIIKSNRNSTDEIPFLLSSDKDEQPDQWTMGSTTPAATVLASSLQDECRKLFLGYVEKYLDEVERKASSMVLDSQIAGMMYKVKRVNDWLDVIINKEANAPKDGGNLDDSEIEICHRVRNKIYGILLKHVERTAMAFGSCNST, from the exons ATGTCCTTCTTTTATCTTTTATGTACCCTTATTATAACACAAATTCAATTTTGCTTACTGATCTTGATAGTGGGGGTGAGTCAATCTTTATCCATGAAAATCATGGCGTCTTTGAAATCTGGGGTTCTTGTAAGGTTTCTTGAGGATATGAAAATGGGTGGTAATCCCTCAGAGGATGATCGAAAACCCAACATGGTGCAAATCAGAAGTATAATTCCTGTTCTTGAAGAAGGTGATCATCTTTGGCCTAACAGAGGATTTTACCTTAAAGTTTCAGATATTTCACATGCAATGTACGTTTCTTTGCCTGAAGAGCAAAATGAGATGATTCTTGCAAATAAATTGAAACTGGGGCAATTCATATATGTGCAGAAATTGGAGGATGCTCACCCTTTCCCATTACTCAGAGGCGTAACGCCTCTCCCCGGTAGGCGTCCATGTGTTGGAACCCCTCAAGATATTGTTTCTGTTTCAAATTTTATGAAGTTTCTTGAGGCATCTAATTCTGATTGCATTGTTGAAAAGGGTGTCATTTCTGAGAACAGGATTATTCCATCCAATTCAAGAAAGTTATCTCGCGGATTATCTGATCCTGAGGGGTTGAAGAAGAAATATGATGCTTTGGAGGGAAAATCGTCTAAAGGCAATTTTCGATCTTTGAGTGCTTCAAAACTCCATCCAGGCGAGAAGGCGATGGCCCTGGATTGCACTCCTAAAAGATCTGACATTGAGAGGAGAAACTCTCATCTTTTTCGGGAACTACAAAAGACTAGGAAAAGGTCTTTTGATATTGATAGTGATACAGAAAGCATATTGTCATCAATCTCATTTTCGTCTCATAACTCGAAGAGAAAAAGTTGGAACGAGTCAGAGATTTTGGGAATTAAAGAAATCTTTGATTCTTCAGTTGTTAAACACGATATCAGACCGCCTCGTAGTCGTAGTGCAACC GTTTCACCAGTTCGTTCTGTAAGGTATGATAGCTCGGATGAAAATTCAAGTTCAGTACCAAGAAGAAGAGAAGTTGGTTCTGCAAAGAAAATGAAGAGTTCCACTAAGAGCAAAGCTTGTTTCTCCAAGACAAATTCAAGTTTAGCTAATGACAGACGAGGGGCTGAAACTGGTATATCATGGGACTCACTCCCCTCGAGCTTGGTGAAGCTTGGAAAG gAGGTTGTAAAGCAAAGAGACATTGCTCTTGTTGCAGCTACTGATGCTTTGCAAGAAGCTTGTGCGGCTGAGAGGTTGCTCAATTCCTTAAG GCATGTTCCATTCTCCAGCAAATTTTCGGAGTTCCATTTAGCTGAAGAAGATGATCTCCAGCCTCATGTTGATAAATTTTTTGACCTTCAAGATGACATGGCTCAGACAAGATTGGTATTGCAGTCACTGACAAACATAAGTCCACTTAGAACTTCAGGAGAAGCTGACACCAATTCAGTTAAGGAAGCATTGACTATTGCagttgagagaaagaaaaatgcaTCCACGTGGATAAAATCTGCTGTGGCTCTTGATCTTACACCATGCTCCACTGCCCTCAATCCAATCCATAATAGCACAATGGCTGTCACCAATACATCGAAGAAGACAAGCACATCAAGTCGAATAAGTACCAAACCGAAAGGGTCATATATCATTAAATCAAATAGGAACAGTACCGATGAGATTCCTTTCTTACTGTCATCTGACAAAGATGAGCAACCTGATCAATGGACTATGGGAAGCACAACACCTGCAGCCACTGTCCTAGCTTCATCGTTGCAGGACGAGTGTAGAAAATTGTTTTTGGGATATGTAGAGAAATACCTAGATGAGGTTGAAAGAAAAGCCTCTTCAATGGTATTAGATAGCCAAATAGCAGGAATGATGTACAAGGTGAAGAGAGTCAACGATTGGTTAGATGTGATTATCAATAAGGAGGCGAATGCTCCAAAGGACGGCGGGAACTTGGATGATTCAGAAATTGAAATTTGTCACAGGGTGAGAAACAAAATATATGGGATCTTACTGAAGCATGTTGAGAGAACTGCTATGGCTTTTGGAAGTTGCAATTCCACTTAA
- the LOC104245300 gene encoding uncharacterized protein isoform X2 yields the protein MSFFYLLCTLIITQIQFCLLILIVGVSQSLSMKIMASLKSGVLVRFLEDMKMGGNPSEDDRKPNMVQIRSIIPVLEEGDHLWPNRGFYLKVSDISHAMYVSLPEEQNEMILANKLKLGQFIYVQKLEDAHPFPLLRGVTPLPGRRPCVGTPQDIVSVSNFMKFLEASNSDCIVEKGVISENRIIPSNSRKLSRGLSDPEGLKKKYDALEGKSSKGNFRSLSASKLHPGEKAMALDCTPKRSDIERRNSHLFRELQKTRKRSFDIDSDTESILSSISFSSHNSKRKSWNESEILGIKEIFDSSVVKHDIRPPRSRSATVSPVRSVRYDSSDENSSSVPRRREVGSAKKMKSSTKSKACFSKTNSSLANDRRGAETGISWDSLPSSLVKLGKEVVKQRDIALVAATDALQEACAAERLLNSLSKFSEFHLAEEDDLQPHVDKFFDLQDDMAQTRLVLQSLTNISPLRTSGEADTNSVKEALTIAVERKKNASTWIKSAVALDLTPCSTALNPIHNSTMAVTNTSKKTSTSSRISTKPKGSYIIKSNRNSTDEIPFLLSSDKDEQPDQWTMGSTTPAATVLASSLQDECRKLFLGYVEKYLDEVERKASSMVLDSQIAGMMYKVKRVNDWLDVIINKEANAPKDGGNLDDSEIEICHRVRNKIYGILLKHVERTAMAFGSCNST from the exons ATGTCCTTCTTTTATCTTTTATGTACCCTTATTATAACACAAATTCAATTTTGCTTACTGATCTTGATAGTGGGGGTGAGTCAATCTTTATCCATGAAAATCATGGCGTCTTTGAAATCTGGGGTTCTTGTAAGGTTTCTTGAGGATATGAAAATGGGTGGTAATCCCTCAGAGGATGATCGAAAACCCAACATGGTGCAAATCAGAAGTATAATTCCTGTTCTTGAAGAAGGTGATCATCTTTGGCCTAACAGAGGATTTTACCTTAAAGTTTCAGATATTTCACATGCAATGTACGTTTCTTTGCCTGAAGAGCAAAATGAGATGATTCTTGCAAATAAATTGAAACTGGGGCAATTCATATATGTGCAGAAATTGGAGGATGCTCACCCTTTCCCATTACTCAGAGGCGTAACGCCTCTCCCCGGTAGGCGTCCATGTGTTGGAACCCCTCAAGATATTGTTTCTGTTTCAAATTTTATGAAGTTTCTTGAGGCATCTAATTCTGATTGCATTGTTGAAAAGGGTGTCATTTCTGAGAACAGGATTATTCCATCCAATTCAAGAAAGTTATCTCGCGGATTATCTGATCCTGAGGGGTTGAAGAAGAAATATGATGCTTTGGAGGGAAAATCGTCTAAAGGCAATTTTCGATCTTTGAGTGCTTCAAAACTCCATCCAGGCGAGAAGGCGATGGCCCTGGATTGCACTCCTAAAAGATCTGACATTGAGAGGAGAAACTCTCATCTTTTTCGGGAACTACAAAAGACTAGGAAAAGGTCTTTTGATATTGATAGTGATACAGAAAGCATATTGTCATCAATCTCATTTTCGTCTCATAACTCGAAGAGAAAAAGTTGGAACGAGTCAGAGATTTTGGGAATTAAAGAAATCTTTGATTCTTCAGTTGTTAAACACGATATCAGACCGCCTCGTAGTCGTAGTGCAACC GTTTCACCAGTTCGTTCTGTAAGGTATGATAGCTCGGATGAAAATTCAAGTTCAGTACCAAGAAGAAGAGAAGTTGGTTCTGCAAAGAAAATGAAGAGTTCCACTAAGAGCAAAGCTTGTTTCTCCAAGACAAATTCAAGTTTAGCTAATGACAGACGAGGGGCTGAAACTGGTATATCATGGGACTCACTCCCCTCGAGCTTGGTGAAGCTTGGAAAG gAGGTTGTAAAGCAAAGAGACATTGCTCTTGTTGCAGCTACTGATGCTTTGCAAGAAGCTTGTGCGGCTGAGAGGTTGCTCAATTCCTTAAG CAAATTTTCGGAGTTCCATTTAGCTGAAGAAGATGATCTCCAGCCTCATGTTGATAAATTTTTTGACCTTCAAGATGACATGGCTCAGACAAGATTGGTATTGCAGTCACTGACAAACATAAGTCCACTTAGAACTTCAGGAGAAGCTGACACCAATTCAGTTAAGGAAGCATTGACTATTGCagttgagagaaagaaaaatgcaTCCACGTGGATAAAATCTGCTGTGGCTCTTGATCTTACACCATGCTCCACTGCCCTCAATCCAATCCATAATAGCACAATGGCTGTCACCAATACATCGAAGAAGACAAGCACATCAAGTCGAATAAGTACCAAACCGAAAGGGTCATATATCATTAAATCAAATAGGAACAGTACCGATGAGATTCCTTTCTTACTGTCATCTGACAAAGATGAGCAACCTGATCAATGGACTATGGGAAGCACAACACCTGCAGCCACTGTCCTAGCTTCATCGTTGCAGGACGAGTGTAGAAAATTGTTTTTGGGATATGTAGAGAAATACCTAGATGAGGTTGAAAGAAAAGCCTCTTCAATGGTATTAGATAGCCAAATAGCAGGAATGATGTACAAGGTGAAGAGAGTCAACGATTGGTTAGATGTGATTATCAATAAGGAGGCGAATGCTCCAAAGGACGGCGGGAACTTGGATGATTCAGAAATTGAAATTTGTCACAGGGTGAGAAACAAAATATATGGGATCTTACTGAAGCATGTTGAGAGAACTGCTATGGCTTTTGGAAGTTGCAATTCCACTTAA